One part of the Mustela erminea isolate mMusErm1 chromosome 11, mMusErm1.Pri, whole genome shotgun sequence genome encodes these proteins:
- the ING3 gene encoding inhibitor of growth protein 3 isoform X2 — MLYLEDYLEMIEQLPMDLRDRFTEMREMDLQVQNAMDQLEQRVSEFFMNAKKNKPEWREEQMASIKKDYYKALEDADEKVQLANQIYDLILLEHQR; from the exons ATGTTGTACCTAGAGGACTATCTGGAAA TGATTGAGCAGCTTCCAATGGACCTGCGGGACCGCTTCACCGAGATGCGCGAGATGGACCTGCAGGTGCAGA ATGCAATGGATCAACTAGAACAAAGAGTCAGTGAATTCTTtatgaatgcaaagaaaaataaaccagaatgGAGAGAAGAACAAATGGCATCCATCAAAAAA GATTACTATAAAGCTTTGGAAGATGCAGATGAGAAGGTACAACTGGCAAACCAGATATATGACTTG ATACTTCTAGAGCACCAGCGATGA